From the genome of Alicyclobacillus sp. SO9:
GGATGGGATGTATGAGTAAGGACCAGGTCATTACAGTCCAGGATTTAGTTGACGGGTTAAATCTCACCGTTTTCACAGAACACGCGGACTTCACCCGTGCGGTCTCCACTATTGACATTAACCGCCCTGGTCTGGCCTTGGCTGGGTACCTGAAATACCACCCTGCTGAACGAATTCAGTTGATGGGTCGGACAGAACTGTCTTTTCTTCATGGCATGGACGAGCGAGAACAGGCTGTAAGGGTGTTTGCTTTTTGCTCCTACGACCAAACTCCCTGTGTCGTTGTAACTCGAGGAGAGACGCCCCCTGAAGCGTTTTTACGAGAGGCAGAAGCCCGCGGTTTGCCTGTACTCGGTATCGATCTTGTGACGACACGTGCCATGAATACAATCTCGAGTTGGCTTGAAGAGCGTTTAGCTCCAGAAACCCTAATCCACGGGGTGCTTGTAGATGTATACGGAATTGGCATCCTTATTACCGGTTCCAGCGGTATAGGTAAGAGTGAAACCGGGCTTGAATTAATTAAGCGAGGGCACCGTCTTATCGCAGACGACGCCGTGGTCATCCGTCAAGTTTCGGACAACAACCTAGTGGGCAGTCCGCCGCCTCTGTTGCGACACCTGCTGGAAATTCGCGGATTGGGCGTTTTGAATGCGATGACCCTGTTTGGAGCAGGTTCCGTACGTACGCATAAAAAGCTGGCACTTGTCATCCATTTAGAAGCGTGGAGAGACGATGTTGCCTACGATCGACTTGGTCTCGACGAACAGCGTGTTCAAATTTTGGATACCGAAGTTCCAGCCGTAACAGTGCCAGTCCGTCCTGGACGCAATTTGGCTGTAATTATTGAAGTCGCAGCAATGAATCATCGGTTAAAAGCATTCGGTTATAACGCGGCACTGGAATTCTCAGAGCAGTTAAACCGCACCGTCAGTTCGGAAGATGAGGACTTCGACTGATTTGAAAACCGGCCTCTCTCCCAAAGATGTCAGTTTCTTTGTGATACCGCTCCTCTCACTCCTCTCATTGACTTCAAGAACATTACAAATACTCCGGATGCAACCTGCGTTCCTTAACTATGGATAGTAACTTAATCAAAATAACCTGTTGAGATAGCAGGAATTTGGCCCCTTTTTGTCGAAAAGTGTCCTGGTATGTCTACGGGAAGGGGCTGCAGTATGCGTTGGTTTAGGCGCGGGAATCGCCAGTGGCAAGGAGCACTCGGTGATCCTTCACTTCATCAGAAATTACTTCGCTTGATAAACAAGATAAACTGGCAGTCAATGAAAAAGTCAGTTCAGGAAATAGATTGGACTCCTTATAAGCAACCGAGGTTTATTGTGGCAGGATCGACAGCGGCAACGTTTCTCGTATTGTCTGGAGGTTTTGTCAGCTCCCATATCAATCACACAAAGGCATGGAATGAAGTGTTTACGAACGGAACTTACGTCGGACTTGTTCCAAGCAATAATGCAACGATATCAGGGATGAAACGGACAGCAGCGGGTTACAACATTAACCTGCAATTTGTCCCGGTACACAAGCAGGTTGCGGGGTCATACGACTGGCAGCGTGTAACCACACTGCCTGAAAAAGCATATGCCGTAGCATTAAACGGGTCGCCGCTGGTGTATACCAATAGTCCGTCAGCTGCACAGAAGGTAATTCGTCAGGTTAAGCAGGCTCTCGTACCGAAGCATCTCAGTGCAACGGCACAGGTCCAGTTTAGCGGGGCAGTTTCGGTACAACAGTCGATTGTCGGCGTTGCGCAGATTCTGTCAACCCAGGCAGCCGCACTGTATCTGTTGAATCCTGGGCAGAACTTCTCTACCTCTTCTCGCTCCGTCAATATCCTTTCTGCCGCAAGGGCTCATGGAGGCCCAAACATCCAGGTCTCGAATTTCTCCCCGTCCGCATCCGTACATGAGTTCCCTGCTTCCGCGAAAGTGTCAGTAACAACGGACACTTTTGCCCAGTCTCGTTCAAAGGCTGCAAAGCAGTCGACAAGCCAACCATTGTTAACGGTCGACGCCAGTGAAGTCGTCCAAAAACAGGTCAATGTCAAATATCCTGTGAAACGCATTAAAGATGCTCGTGCGGCAGCGGGAACGGTAAAAGTGGTAGCGAAAGGCCAGTCAGGCGTTGTGTCTGAGAAGGTCCGTCAGGTGTACAAAAACGGGAAACTGGTGTCCAGCAAGGTACTTTCCAAAGACGTCCTTAAGAAACCAGTCACACAGGTTGAGGACGTAGGTACAAATCGCGGTATTGCCGCGGGTAACTGGATTTGGCCCGTACCGTCCTCGCACATCATCACATCTGGATATGGACCCCGCTATTTATTTGGACGCTGGGGCTTCCATCCCGGCATTGATATTGGTTGCCCAGTTGGAACACCTATTGTTGCAACCAACGACGGTGTTGTGGAGGACGCAGGATGGAACAGCGGAGGCTATGGCATCTGGATCAAGCTGAACAATGGCCATGGCATTGAGACAGTCTACGGACACTTGTCGAAAGTGAAGGTTCATCCCGGAGAAACAGTGGCAAAGGGACAAGTGATTGGCTATTCAGGTGCTACCGGCTTTGTAACTGGGCCGCATCTGCACTACGAAATTCGCAAAAATGGACAGCACATTAATCCCCAGCCATACATGTAAGACCTGCTTTTAGAGATTCTTTTGAAGTAGGGAACTTACAGTAGAAATTGACCATACACATCTCAAGAATCGCCGCCCACAGCCGTGGGCGGCGATTCTTATTGGCATCATTCAGCGACCCGCTGTTACATTTGTCTTGGTGACTTCAGCCCCAGTAAGTAGAGCGCGTATTCAATGACTCGCTGAGAAGTTTCAGTGAGAGCTATACGTACCGCACGAATCTCCGGTTGTGCTGTAAGAATCGGTGCATCGTGGTAGAAACGGTTAAAGCGATGACATAAATCCAGGACAAACCTTGCCATGATAGATGGATCCATCCCATCTACCGCCCGTTCAAAAAACTCGTTAGCTTGGCTCAAGTGGTGGACCAATGCCCATTCGCTGTCTATGAGGGGGGCAGCGCCTTCCGCGGCCGCAGCCGTTGCACTTGTGTAACCAGCGGCTTCCGCCTTCCGCAGAACACTACACGCGCGCGCGTGCGTGTACTGTACATAAGGACCTGTTTCACCATCAAAATTCAGCACGTCCTCATAGCGGAAATCCGCATCGTGAATCCTATAGGTCTTTAAGTCGTTAAAAATGACTGCACCTACACCAACGTCTTCAGCCACCTGCTCCTTGTTTTCCAAGGAAGGATTCTTTTCTTCAATGATCTTCAGGGCTTCTGAAATTGAACGCTGCAGCACGTCTTCGAGATAAATGATTTTTCCTCGGCGTGTCGACATCTTTTCACCGTTATACTTCATCATTCCAAAGGACACATGTTGCGAGTTCGAAGCCCATTCCCGTCCCATTAATTCCAAGACCTTAAAAATCTGCGCAAAGTGAAGCTTTTGCTCGGAGCCCACAACATAGATGAGGTGGTCGGCGCCAAGGACATCGTGACGGTAAAGGGCTGCAGCCAAGTCTCGAGTTGCATAGATTGTTGCACCGTCAGACTTGCGGATAATGCAAGGGGGCATATTGTACTGAGACAGGTCAACCACCTCTGCACCGTCACTCTCAACCAACAAATGTTGTTCCCGAAGCTCTTCTACAACTGCATCCATTTTGTCATTGTAAAAGCTCTCGCCGAGGAAGTGGTCGAAGTCAACGCCCAAGAGGCGGTATGTTTGCCGAAAAGATTTGAGGCTTTCCTCAATAAACCAGTTCCACAACCCGGTTGCCTCTTCGTCGCCTTCCTCCAGTTTCTTGAACCAGAGACGGGCTTCTTCATCCAGTTCCGGATGTTGCTTCGCCTCTTCATGGAAACGTACATACAGCTGATACAGTTCCTTGACCGGAGTCTTTCGGACTGCGTTTTCGTCACCCCAGCGACGAAATGCGACGATATTCTTCCCGAACTGAGTACCCCAGTCACCCAAGTGGTTAATGCCTTCTACCGTAAACCCATCCGCCCGGAGCATGCGTACAATAGCCTGTCCAATCATAGTTGACCGGAGGTGCCCGACTCCAAAAGGTTTGGCGATGTTAGGAGAAGAATAATCAACTGCTGCCGTATGGCCAGAGTGCCTCTGCTTGGAAAACAGATGTTCGGGCACGGCTGCGTCCGACAGCAGGCTGCTTGTTACCTTATTTCTCCTTACGTGTACATTGACAAAACCTCCAGCCACTTCGACAGCTTCGAATTGGCCCGACTGTTGCAATCTATCGGCTGCCTCTGCAGCAATACTCTGCGGAGATGTTCTCAGCGTTTTTGCAAACCGAAAGCATGGCAACGCCAAATCGCCCAACTCAGGTTGCGGCGGATACTCTAAGGTTGCTGTCACTTCGTCCTGACTGACACCGAGATATTCATAAAGGGCGTCAGCAATGATTTCCTTTTGTGATTTCATATTCGTTCTCTCCTTGACCAAAATCTTCAAAAGGCTGTCCGGGGTTGGTTGTCCGGCACCTTGCGAAGGTTCTTTTCTGCAGACATGCGAAATCCTTATGTATGGCACAAAAGGATACCCATAATCCACATATTATAGCACTGGTCCAAACGGCTCGCGACACCATCCGTTCTAGAGTGTTTTTCGTGAATGTGTTTGAGATTATGCTCATTCTATTGTGCCAGGGTAATCTGTGCCTTTTAAGGTTTTTCCAGAGTGTGTTATACTGCACCTAACCGAAGTAGTTCACATAATAACGGGTGCCACCGAGTGACACTCTCCGCTATACAGTGTAGTCCGAACAGTGGAGTTTAAGCTGTCTTATATCATACTCAACTTTGGGGGAGGTTCCCTTTGGCCACCGACAAGTCAGAGAACTATACACTAAACTATAAAATGCTGAGGACGGGTAACAACGTCATCGACATGCGCTTGGATGCAGCCTATTTTTTTGAAAGAGGCGTTCACTTCCTAGAACGAAATCATCTTTCCAAGGCCTTGCGGGCCTTTCAGAGGACAATCGAGTACGAGCCGGAGAATCCGGTCAACCACTTTAATCTCGCCGGTGTGCTGTCAGAAATGGGCGACTTTGAGGCATCGAACAAAGTCCTCCTGCACGTTTTAAACGACTTGGACCCAACTATGGCAGAATGCCAATTTTACTTGGCGAACAACTATGCCAACATGGGGGAATACGAGGCTGCAGAGGAGCATGTGCTGCGCTATCTGGATTCCGATCCAGACGGTGAATACGCTCCAGACGCTGAGGAAATGCTGGCTCTGCTGGTAGATGAGTTCGGCGGCGGCAGGGCATATGAACGCTGGCGGGAATCCCAGGCTGAGAAGGAAAGAAGTGCTGCTCATCGAGATGGACGTCACCTCTTGGAAGCAGGTCACTTTGAAGCAGCGGTAGAATATCTGGAAGACATTATTCAAGACCAACCGGACAATCTGGCTGCGATGAATAACCTTTCCCTAGCTTATTACTATACTGCGATGCACGACGAAGCCATTGCAACCACCGAACGGGTTCTGGAGATACAGCCTGACAATATTCACGCACTTTGTAATCTGACCGTATACAGTATTCATCAAGGGCCGAAGGCACGGCTGTATGAGTGTGTAGATAAGCTTCGCAGGGTATTCCCGCTGCACTACGACCAGGCCATGAAAGTCGGAACAACACTGGGTCTGGTTGGTGACCACGAAACCGCTCTTCAAATGTTCACTGTCCTGGCCAAATTGGTTGAGATTCCTGATGCGGCACTGATGCATTCCATTGCTGCAGCGGCAGCCAATACAGGTCGTTTTGCAACCGCTCGCAAATGGTGGAAGCAGTTGCGGCAGTTGCCTGACTTGGAGGCGGTGGCAGATTACCATCTGGACCGTCTGGACACCGCAGTCAACACAAACGCGCACAGTCTGCGAGTGAGTTACCAGTATGACTTGCCCATAGAAAATCAGTTTGCCGAGATGAAGCGCAGGCTGAACAGCGCGCAGCCTTCGGAATGGCAGGACGATCCGGTCCTTCGCGCTTCGATGTACTGGGGGCTGCGCCATGGCAACGGCGAGACAAGAAGGGCGGTTATCCGCACTTTAGCCATTATTGGCGACGAAGATGCACAGAAAGCCTTACGACTGTTTGTACGTCGTACTGATGTCTCACAATCAATTCGCCAGGTGGCATTGTCTGCTCTAAAAATCTGTGATCCCAACGGGATGGTTGAATACTACGACGGAACGCAAATAGTCAAGCAGCCCTTGGACAACTTGCCGTGGGAGATGCTGCTTCAGGTTGATTCACAGTGGAGTGCCATTTGGCAGCAAACACAGGCAATGTTGCACAAGAAAAACTGTACGGATTGCCATTTGCCGGCCAAGACGGCTTGGCTCGGCTTTTTGAAACGTCTGTTTATCCGCAATGACGTACGCGTTATCAAGCCTGAGGTTTGGGTTGCGGGGCTTGTCTACCTTGCCATCAAGGGAGCCGGCCAAAAAACGTCTCAAAAGGAAGTTGCAGAGTCGCTGGGTGTATCCGTTTCATCGCTGCGAAAGGCCAGCAGACGGCTGCAGACTTACTTTCCTTTGAACAAGTGAGGGCATGCGGGTGACAGAACGACACGTTGTAATTGGGACAGCTGGGCATATCGATCACGGTAAAACGATGCTTGTTCAGGCATTGACGGGGAAAAACACTGACAGGCTGCAGGAAGAACAGAACCGCGGTATTTCTATAGATATTGATTTTGCACCATTGCGGTTCTCTGATGCAACGGTAGCCGGGATTGTTGATGTACCGGGGCATGAGCGTTTTGTCAGAAACATGGTTGCGGGAGCCGCCGGCATTGACGGTGCCCTTGTGGTTGTGGACGTAAACGAGGGACTGATGCCGCAGACTTATGAACACTTGGCAATTTTGCAGTTGCTTGGTGTGACACAGGGTGTAGTAGCCTTGACTAAAGTAGACTTGGCAGATTCAGATTTGACTCAAATTGCAGTCGATGTCATTCAGGAAAGCCTCGCCGATACCCCTTTTTTTGAGTCTCCAATTGTCCCTGTCAGTGCAAAGACCGGCCAGGGTTTGGAAGCGTTGAAAGAAGCCCTGTATCAACTCGTACAGAGCTGTGAGACACGAGATGCTTCAGGTGCCTTTCGTCTTCCCATTGACAAAGTCTTTTCTGTTCCGGGATTCGGAACGGTCGTCAGCGGGACAATTTGGCGCGGTCAAATTAATACAGGTGATTCAGTGGAACTGTTGCCAGGGGGAAAAGAAGCCAGGGTGCGGGGGATTCAGGTTCATGGTGAGAAGGTACAGGCGGCCAAAGCCGGACAGCGGGCCGCATTGAACCTGACGGGTGTCGACAAACATGAATTGCGCCGAGGTTTCACAGCATCAGCTTTTGGAACGCTGCACGAGACGCAGCTTATAGATGCAAAAGTTCACGTTTTGGACGGACGAGAGAAAGCCGTCGAGCACCGTGAAAGAGTCCATTTTCACCTGGGGACAAGTGAAGCCATTGGGACATTGCTCCTGCTCGAAGACGACGTACTCACTGCAGGTTCGGAAGCCTATGTCCAAATACAACTGGACAGGCCAGTTGTATGTGACACATTGGACTTTTTTGTCTTGCGCAGCTACTCACCCGTCACGACAATAGGCGGCGGTCGAGTCATCGATGTGGCTCCGACGCGTTTGCACCGGCGAAAACGATCAAATGTATTGGAAATGCTGTCTGAGAGAGACAGTGATAGTCCACAGCAGCGACTGTTGGCCATACTCGGGCGCAAGGCGTGCATACCGGTAGCTGAAATTGCGGCCGCGCTGAGCCTAACCGTTGCTGAGGCTGCGGACTTGCTGCAAAGGGCACAAGCTGAACAGACGGTGGTCGAACTCCCTAGCGGCTGGATGAAGACGGCGCATGTGGAGGAAACACTGAGGGACATGGAACAGGCTCTGTGGGAATTGCACCAGAAGCAACGTTTTTTGAACTGGGTGCAGCGGACGCGATTGCTTGCTGCTGCGGGCAACGGATTGCCACGGGGGAACCGGACCAGCGCTCACAGCGGTGCTGAAAGCGAGTTTTCACAGCGCGACTTACTGTGGTTACTGCAAGAAGGCAGCCGTGAGCAGCGCTGGATTGTAAAGGAAACACGGGTGAAGGCAACAGACTGGAAGGTGACTCTTGGTGATGAGGAGTCGTTCATTCTTTCCAAGCTCCAGCATATGTTAAGCAGTGCCGGACTACAGCCGGTTTCGGTCGCGGAACTGAAGGCGGTAGTCCCGAAGCGCGACAGAATTGCAGAGGCGCTGCTGCGGCATCTAGAAGAAGCAGGGACAGCTCTCGAGTTAACCGAGGGGCTGTGGCTTCACAAGGCTGCGCTGGACGCTGCAGTCGACAGCTTACGTGAGTTGTACGCGGCACAGGGACCGTTTACGGTCGCCATGGCCAGGGACGCATTAGCGTCAAATCGAAAGATTACAGTCATGTTGCTGGAGTACTTGGATGAGCGGAAGGTGACTCATCGAAAAGAAGATGTGCGAACCATTACACTCTGAGTTAAAAACGGGGCTTGACCGACTCAATTTGAAACTTTTTTTCTTGTGTAACAAATTCTTAAAGCCAATGTAATATGAATGCAACATGGGCACTGTACTATAAGGGTGCATCACATTTGACCCCCTTATTGAATATATTTACGTTGCAGTTGGCGCCCCGGTATGGCGCCTTTTTTTTATTTCGTGTAGGATCATAAAAGTGGTACCCAATGAGCGAGTCTGATGTGAAAACGGAAAGACCGCGAGCTCGACATCGTGGAGTGATGAACTTATGCAAATCATCGTGAATACCTGTTTGCGTTTTAACGAGGGTATTGTGATGATTCAAAAGCCTCGCCGAGGCTGGTGGTATCTCCCAGGCGGAAAAGTAGATGCGGGCGAGACGTGGCTCGAAGCCGCGGTTCGCGAAGTTAGGGAAGAAACAGGACTGATTGTCGGAAATGTGACTTTGGCCGGTATTTATTTGGTCCGTACGCAAACGTCGCCCGGTGTGTTTGAAGACGTTCGAACAATTGTACAATTCGCAACTGAAGACATCTCTGGGGAAATGAACGTGCATTCGCGTGAAGGCAAGCTTGAAGTAGTGTCGTTGCAACAACTAGAAAAGCTGCCGATGAATGAAGGTGACAGGTGGATGGTGAAAAATACACTTGCAACCGGTTTTGAATCACAGGTAGTTCATTTCGGCAAGTTTTCGTACACAGCTGCAGAGGAACTTCTTGACTGGGCAATCCACCCAGGCATTTAGGAAGCATGAGTTTGGATATTTTATGTGAAGGGCTTCTTATCCATACAACAGGTCAATACAACAGGTTTTATGCCACATCGTGCTGGTGCGATGTAAATACTGCGTGTAATTGCGTGAAGGGGTACAAGTGGAGTGAGATATTTTTTTGGAGTGGACATAGGCGGAACCTCGGTCAAAACTGCTTTAGTGACCGACACGGGAGAAATCAAGTACAAGCAAAAGGTTGACACGCATGCCAATAGGGGCTTCGAGGATATGGCAGCTCGACTGTACGACACGTTATTACACTCCTGTTCCCAGGTCAGTATTGATGTAAGTCAGGTGGAGGGCGTAGGTGTTGGTGTTCCGGCGTTCTTGGATGATAATCAGTCGGTGATTATAGAAGCAGTCAATCTCGGGTGGACAAATGTTCCTTTAAAACAGCACTTCAGTTCTGTGTTCGGACTTCCTGTGGTTGTTGAAAATGATGCGAACGTGGCATCGCTGGGAGAAAGTTGGTTGGGAGCAGGCCGGGATTCTGCAAACGTATTGTGTGCAACCATTGGCACCGGAGTAGGCGGCGGCGTTGTCATTAACGGCAAATTGATTCGCGGTGTCACAGGGATGGCGGGTGAAGTTGGTCACTTGGTTGTGAAAAGAGATGGACCGCTGTGCAATTGTGGGAATAGAGGCTGTCTCGAAACCCTCGCTTCTGCCACTGCAATTGTTCGTCGCGCGAAGGAATTTCGCGAGTTAGGGCGAATTCCACAGGAGACAGAGTTGGCAGGTGCTGAATCCGTATTTCGACTTGCTTCTGATGGAAATGCTGCGGCACAGGAAGTAGTGGATGAAGCCGCTGATTGGTTGGGATATGGCTTGGCATTGGCTGCGACTGTCACCAATCCAGGCAAAATCGTTGTTGGCGGCGGTGTCTCATATGCCGGTAATGTATTGCTCAATCCTGTTCGAAAGGCATTTGCACAGTTCAGTTTGTCGCGCGTAAACGAAGGCACAGACATTGTTTTGGCAGAATTGGGAAATGATGCAGGTGTAATCGGAGCTGCACGTCTTGCGATTCAGTCACGACAGTAAGAAGGAGTCGTAAACATGTCAAAATTGGTCGAAATCCTAATTATTACTGGACTTTCTGGGGCGGGAAAAACAGCCGCGATGCAGTCTTTGGAGGATATTGGCTATTTTTGCGTGGATAACTTGCCGCCTGCTTTGATTCCCAAATTTGTTGAAATGGCAAAACAGTCAACCGATTCATTGAGAAAGGTGGCACTGGCCTGTGACTTGCGCGGGGGCTCATTATTTCAGCCTCTGGTCAATACAGTACGTGAACTTCGAAAGGACTCCGGTGTCACGACAACAGTCATTTATCTGGAGGCCAGCGATGAAACGCTGGTCCGTCGTTTCAAGGAGACGAGAAGGCGACATCCGTTCCTTGAAAGCCAAGGTCTGTTGGAGGCCATTACAGAAGAGCGCCGGGCCCTGGAGCAAGTACGCGATGAGGCTGACATCCTTCTCGATACAACGTCGTGGAAGCAGACTCGGTTGAAACGGGAACTGGTCCACCGATTTACTTCCAGTGCTGATGCTTTGCCGATTCATGTTATTTCCTTCGGATTTAAGTACGGGGTTCCAATTGATGCAGACATGATTTTCGATGTCAGATTCTTGCCAAATCCTCATTACGTTGCTGAATTACAGCCTTATACTGGGGAAGATGAGCCTGTTTACAAATACGTAATGGAGTGCGAGGCAACCCAAGTGTTCTTGAAGCACTTGGAGGACATGGTTGATTTTCTTATCCCTGAATTTACGAAAGAAGGAAAGAGTCATTTGGTTGTCGGCGTTGGCTGTACAGGAGGAAAGCACCGCTCTGTGGCGATTGCCAAGCATTTGAAGGAGCATATTGATTCTGAAGCGGATGTATATTTGACACATCGTGACTATAAGCGGGAGGGCTAGATATGCGCAGGTGGTGGCTGCTAGCCTGGACAATCGGAATCTTTGGCTGCGGCATACTGGCCGGGGCTTTGAACATTACTCGATTGCGAAGCAATACCTTTGCCTTGGGTTCTGCGGTCCTGATTGTTGCCATGGTAATGTTGGCCGGTGGATGGTGGAAGACGCTCCGCCAGACGAGAAAAAAGATGAAACAAATCGAGCGCCGGCAGCGCATTGTTACGATTGGCGGCGGCACTGGATTGTCAGTGCTTCTCAGAGGGTTAAAGGAGTATGACGTCGACTTAACAGCAGTAGTGACTGTTGCTGACGATGGAGGCAGTTCAGGACGTTTGCGCTCTGATTTTGCCATGCCGCCGCCGGGAGATATAAGAAACTGTTTGGTAGCCCTGGCGGATACAGAACCATTGCTCGAGCGGCTTCTGCAATACCGGTTTGCATCCGGCAGCGGATTGCGCGGGCATAGCTTTGGGAACTTATTTCTGGCAGCAATGACACATATTCTGGGAGATTTTGAAACGGCCATACGGGAAACAAGCCGGGTTCTTGCGGTTCACGGGCGTGTGCTTCCTGCTGCACGAGAAGATGTAAAGCTGCGGGCTGTCCTCCGGGACGGATCCATTGTCGAAGGTGAATCTAATATCCCCGAAGCGGGACAAAGCATTGAGCGCATTGAGTTGGTGCCGGCAGACGTCATGCCGTTGCCTGAAGCTGTAGAAGCGATTGAAAACGCCGATGCGATTGTCATTGGTCCCGGCAGCTTATATACGAGTATTCTTCCCAATCTGCTTATACCAGGGATTACGGAGGCAATCATGAAGAGCCGGGCTAAGAAAATCTTTGTCTGCAACGTCATGACACAGCCAGGCGAAACAGACGCATTTTCGGCGTCCAGGCATGTAGAAGAGATATATCGGCATGTGCAGCATCGATTGTTTGATTATATCCTTGTGAATGGAGCGTCGTTGCCGACAGAGGCACTGGAAAAGTACCAAGCTCAAAACTCCTACCCTGTTCTTGTCGACATGGAGCAGTTGCATAACCTGGGACTTAAAGTTATTGCCAGAGATTTCGTGCACTACGCCACGTATGCTCGTCACGACAGTCGTTTGATTGCAGATCAAATCGTAAACCTCATCGGTTACGACAGGCGCTCAGCAACTTCATACGGTAAGTAAAGTGATGCCTGGAAAGAGGATGTGGTGGTTGTGTCATTTGCATCTCGAACAAAAAAAGAGTTGACTCTCATTGAAGAGTCTGACTGCTGTCAACGGACAGAACTGGAAGCGTTGATAACGGCAAACGGCAGATTGAAAACCATTGGGGGCCGCCCTGTCCTGGACATTGAGACAGAGAATGTTGCTATTGCACGTCGCATCTATACCCTCATAAAAGCAGCCCTTACGGTTCATCCTGAAGTCGTTGTACGAAAAAAGATGCGTCTGAAAAAGAACAATGTATACGCAATCCGTCTTTCTACCCACCCGTTGGAATTGCTGCAACAACTCGGGTGGAACCGTCTTCCAAGTCCAGGCGCGGTAGAGCAATCGGTTCCAGTTCTCGACAAACGCCGCAAGCGTTGCTGTCAAAGGGCGTACCTGCGCGGTGTGTTCTTGGCCGGCGGCTCGGTAAACGACCCGGGGAGTAATTCCTATCACTTGGAAATCAGCGCATCCACGAAGGCGTTGGGTGAGATACTTATAAAGATGACAGATGCCTACGAACTGCATGCGAAACTAATTCAGCGTAAACGCGGATACGTCCTTTATCTGAAGGAGGGCGAGAAGATTGTTGACTTTATGAGCATTATTGGTGCTCATCAGGCATTGCTGAAGTTTGAAGATGTTCGTATTCTTAAAGGAATGCGCAACCAAGTCAACAGACTTGTGAATTGTGAGACAGCAAATCTCAACAAGACCATTGGCGCTGCAGTTCGCCAATTAGAAGTAATTCGATTTATAGATGAACACATGGGGATCCAAAATCTGCCGAATCACTTGCGAGAAGTGGCTGAACTCAGACAAAAGTATCCGGAGGTCAACCTCCAGGAATTGACCGCAAGATTGGGAAACAAGGTCAGTAAGTCAGGATTAAACCACAGGTTTAGGAAATTAGAGCAGATTGCTGAACAACTCGGCAAATAAAAAGCAGTAATCCTGTGCGAAATGCACATTGGTATAATGTCATACTTTTGCTATACTTTGCGCAATAGAATATGGAAGGAGATTGTTTATGGTCGAACAAACTATAACAGTTCGCTTACGTTCAGGTCTGCTGGCGCGTCCCGCTGCACTATTTGTTCAGGAGGCGAACAAATTTTCCAGTGATACCTTTGTTGAGAAAGACGGAAAATCTGTGAACGCTAAGAGCATCATGGGAATTATGTCATTAGCGATTGCAAACGGACAGCAGATTACGGTGAAAGCAGATGGCTCTGATGCCAAGGACGCTGTCAATCGACTTGTAGAGATGGTCAGTAACGAGGAGTAATTCTGATTTAAATGCATAAGGACATCTCTTAGGGTCGTATACTGGATTAACGTCAAAGAC
Proteins encoded in this window:
- a CDS encoding HPr family phosphocarrier protein, which encodes MVEQTITVRLRSGLLARPAALFVQEANKFSSDTFVEKDGKSVNAKSIMGIMSLAIANGQQITVKADGSDAKDAVNRLVEMVSNEE
- the whiA gene encoding DNA-binding protein WhiA, which produces MSFASRTKKELTLIEESDCCQRTELEALITANGRLKTIGGRPVLDIETENVAIARRIYTLIKAALTVHPEVVVRKKMRLKKNNVYAIRLSTHPLELLQQLGWNRLPSPGAVEQSVPVLDKRRKRCCQRAYLRGVFLAGGSVNDPGSNSYHLEISASTKALGEILIKMTDAYELHAKLIQRKRGYVLYLKEGEKIVDFMSIIGAHQALLKFEDVRILKGMRNQVNRLVNCETANLNKTIGAAVRQLEVIRFIDEHMGIQNLPNHLREVAELRQKYPEVNLQELTARLGNKVSKSGLNHRFRKLEQIAEQLGK